One window from the genome of Cryptomeria japonica chromosome 6, Sugi_1.0, whole genome shotgun sequence encodes:
- the LOC131039709 gene encoding uncharacterized protein LOC131039709, giving the protein MFQLVKKLGFLKSRIKDWNVMHFKNIFGEKARIQEEIEQLNESIIASGLSLAIYDKLKLLNLQLSETLAREESYWRQKSRDLWLFEGDRNTKFFHSSSKLKRLHNRISCIHDSNGNTLIDEDGIAAEAVRFFKSLLSVEPVVVDDEFGGFLPGWKTPEGVIVAHEILHSISQQKVLAMILKLDMLKAYDRVNWQSLVAVLYRFGFSHSWVKWVFSCIRVDGLPSSQSHCLFADDTLLFGMASMREARVIKKIISDYAAFSGQKVPSQLIKKIKVSLRTFLWSDNLGGQTKIPLLAWDKICRPKEVGGAGIRDLVIQNKALGAKLIWKLYANPRSKWASVMLAKYLRGAPNERIFTATSLPKGFAFWNFLISCMEVILPHLSWVVHNGKKAHFWDEVWNGHLALSAIRDWSPLLDILSDLWGPFVADYFNIVTSGPCLVAKWKDIPPLSINNDIMLAFIEKLRKRPLLFHMKEDSLVWVKNATGSYSVKEGYNSLVQAPLPSCWPTKLFWHPACLPKVGAFAWLAVQDKVLTGMRLDRLGITTVFPCVFCGYYGVSSTLKRKMAKWSPPPFPSLKLQFDGASKGNPWRSGIGVIIFDHSSKIIKVVGKYIGHATNNVAEFQALSFELDLARSLNIKDIVIEGDSMLVFQAVARKKCLSWHLQYFLEHILLQLNGFSTFSISHCFREINAFTDFLANKAVVEGTDHIELAPSDFPISCMKLLS; this is encoded by the exons ATGTTTCAGCTTGTTAAGAAACTGGGCTTTTTAAAGTCAAGGATTAAGGATTGGAATGTgatgcattttaagaatatttttggtgaAAAGGCCAGGATTCAGGAGGAAATTGAGCAGCTTAATGAAAGCATTATTGCTTCAGGGTTGTCTCTTGCAATATATGATAAGCTAAAGTTGTTGAACTTGCAGTTGAGTGAGAccttggctagggaagaatcttattggagacagAAGTCTAGGGATCTTTGGCTTTTTGAAGGCGatcgaaatactaaattctttcattccTCTTCTAAGCTCAAGAGACTTCACAATCGAATCTCTTGTATTCACGACTCTAATGGTAATACTCTGATAGATGAGGATGGTATAGCCGCTGAAGCTGTAaggttctttaagtctcttctttcaGTGGAGCCGGTGGTGGTTGATGATGAGTTT GGTGGTTTTTTGCCTGGATGGAAAACTCCTGAAGGTGTTATTGTAGCACATGAAATCCTGCACTCCATATCCCAGCAAAAGGTCCTAGCAATGATTCTTAAACTAGACATGCTTAAAGCCTATGATCGTGTTAATTGGCAGTCCCTGGTGGCGGTCTTGTATCGTTTTGGGTTTTCGCATAGTTGGGTCAAGTGGGTCTTTTCAT GTATCAGAGTGGATGGCCTCCcttcttcacaatctcattgtTTATTTGCTGATGATACACTTCTGTTTGGGATGGCTTCTATGAGGGAAGCTCGagttattaagaaaattatttcTGATTACGCTGCCTTTTCTGGTCAAAAG GTGCCTTCTCAACTCATTAAGAAGATTAAGGTTTCCCTCAGGACGTTCCTTTGGAGTGACAACTTAGGAGGACAAACAAAGATccctcttcttgcttgggataAAATATGTCGTCCCAAGGAGGTGGGGGGTGCGGGTATCCGCGACCTAGTTATTCAGAATAAAGCATTAGGGGCAAAATTGATTTGGAAGTTATATGCAAACCCACGGAGTAAATGGGCTTCCGTCATGCTTGCCAAGTATTTAAGGGGAGCACCCAATGAAAGGATTTTTACTGCAACATCCCTTCCGAAGGGCTTTGcgttttggaattttttgatttctTGTATGGAGGTGATCTTACCACATTTATCTTGGGTGGTCCATAATGGGAAAAAGGCtcatttttgggatgaagtttggaatgggcatcTTGCTCTCTCAGCTATTCGTGACTGGTCCCCTTTACTGGATATTTTGTCGGATCTTTGGggaccttttgttgcagattatttCAACATTGTCACCTCAGGTCCATGTTTAGTGGCTAAATGGAAGGATATCCCTCCCCTATCTATTAATAATGATATCATGTTAGCTTTTATAGAAAAACTTCGTAAAAGACCTTTACTTTTCCATATGAAGGAGGACTCTTTGGTTTGGGTTAAAAATGCTACAGGTTCCTATTCAGTTAAAGAGGGGTACAATTCTTTGGTTCAGGCCCCCTTGCCATCTTGTTGGCCTACTAAGCTTTTTTGGCATCCTGCTTGTCTTCCAAAGGTAggggcttttgcttggttggcagtccaagATAAAGTCCTTACTGGAATGCGGTTGGATAGACTTGGGATTACAACagtttttccttgtgttttctgtGGTTATT ATGGAGTTTCTTCGACTCTTAAGCGCAAGATGGCTAAATGGAGTCCTCCTCCTTTTCCTTCActcaaacttcagtttgatggggcctctaagggtaaTCCGTGGAGGTCTGGGATTGGGGTAATTATTTTTGATCACTCCTCAAAGATCATCAAAGTAGTGGGTAAATATATTGGTCATGCCACTAATAATGTGGCTGAGTTTCAAGCCTTATCCTTTGAACTTGATCTTGCTCGTTCTTTAAACATTAAggacattgttattgaaggtgattcaatgctAGTATTTCAGGCGGTTGCTAGAAAAAAGTGTCTCTCTTGGCACTTGCAGTATTTTTTAGAGCACATTCTCCTTCAACTAAATGGATTTTCCACTTTCTCTATTTCTCACTGTTTTAGAGAAATTAATGCTTTCACGGATTTTCTTGCAAACAAGGCTGTTGTTGAGGGTACCGATCATATAGAACTTGCCCCTTCGGATTTTCCTATCTCTTGCATGAAACTTCTCTCTTAA
- the LOC131039683 gene encoding geraniol 8-hydroxylase, translated as MDMSSNGIWYYCGTGALALIIAVFIVKRRNVRLPPGPFALPLLGHLHLLQPNLHEWLSTLSNKYGPLMTLKFGMKTSIVVSSSAMAKEILKDNDQTFANRVVPVVARCFAYDGSDILWSPYGPKWRFLRKICAKELFSAKSMETLHPLRREEVHRTIGDIYRDSVNGISVDVGAKAFATSFNLITNMMWSKNGERVLEFKDLMAEELDVWSIPNLSDLFPFLERLDVQGLYRRMQKVFVKLDGLFDRIIQERVKGESEGNDFLQLLLHLVNRAVVEEDDMGFQLTLRDVKALILDMVSGSTETTSSTVEWAMAELLQNPEIMKRAQEELKQAVGLDHRVEESHLSRLPYMDAIVKETLRLHPTVPLLVPHSPDKTCQISGYVIPKGAEIMINVWKIQRNPEVWKNPLVFDPERFMQDPHKWEYNGREFDYIPFGSGRRICAGISMATRMVHYTLASLLHSFDWSLQSGEKVDMSEKFGFVMHKAVPLVAIPKPRLSQAQLY; from the exons ATGGATATGAGCAGCAATGGTATCTGGTATTACTGTGGTACAGGGGCCTTGGCTCTGATTATAGCAGTGTTTATTGTAAAGAGGAGAAATGTGAGGCTTCCTCCAGGACCATTTGCGCTACCCTTGTTAGGTCATCTTCATCTCCTGCAACCCAACCTTCATGAATGGCTGTCTACTCTTTCCAACAAATATGGGCCTCTCATGACTCTCAAGTTTGGCATGAAAACATCAATTGTGGTCTCCTCTTCGGCAATGGCAAAAGAAATCCTCAAAGACAATGACCAGACATTTGCAAACAGAGTCGTTCCAGTAGTAGCCAGGTGCTTTGCATATGATGGGTCTGATATTCTTTGGAGTCCCTATGGACCCAAATGGCGTTTCCTTAGAAAAATCTGTGCTAAGGAGCTTTTTTCTGCAAAGAGCATGGAGACCCTGCATCCTCTGAGAAGGGAAGAAGTGCACAGAACAATTGGGGATATTTACAGGGACTCTGTGAATGGAATCAGTGTTGATGTGGGGGCTAAGGCTTTTGCTACTTCATTTAATCTTATTACAAACATGATGTGGAGTAAAAATGGTGAGAGGGTCCTGGAATTTAAGGATCTCATGGCTGAAGAGCTTGATGTGTGGAGTATTCCCAATCTTTCAGATCTGTTTCCCTTTTTGGAAAGGCTAGATGTGCAAGGGCTTTACAGAAGGATGCAGAAAGTGTTTGTGAAGCTTGATGGGCTTTTTGATAGGATTATTCAGGAGAGGGTGAAGGGAGAAAGTGAGGGAAATGATTTTCTGCAACTTCTGCTTCATCTAGTAAATAGAGCTGTGGTTGAGGAGGATGATATGGGCTTTCAGCTCACCTTGAGGGATGTTAAGGCTCTGATCCTG GACATGGTAAGTGGATCGACAGAGACCACATCCTCCACAGTTGAATGGGCAATGGCAGAGCTCCTGCAAAATCCAGAGATAATGAAGAGAGCTCAAGAGGAATTGAAACAAGCTGTGGGTCTTGACCACAGAGTAGAAGAATCCCACTTATCCAGGCTGCCATACATGGACGCAATAGTAAAGGAAACACTACGTTTGCACCCTACAGTCCCTCTGCTTGTTCCCCACAGCCCAGATAAGACCTGCCAAATAAGCGGCTATGTCATTCCAAAGGGAGCTGAAATTATGATCAATGTTTGGAAAATTCAGAGGAACCCAGAAGtgtggaagaatccattagtgTTTGATCCAGAGAGATTCATGCAGGACCCTCATAAATGGGAATACAATGGGCGTGAGTTTGATTATATTCCATTTGGGTCTGGGAGGAGGATCTGTGCAGGAATTTCCATGGCCACTCGGATGGTTCATTATACATTAgcttctcttcttcattcttttgacTGGTCTCTGCAATCTGGAGAGAAGGTGGACATGTCTGAGAAATTTGGTTTTGTCATGCATAAAGCAGTTCCTCTGGTTGCTATTCCTAAACCACGTTTATCCCAAGCTCAACTTTATTAG